From the genome of Myripristis murdjan chromosome 22, fMyrMur1.1, whole genome shotgun sequence, one region includes:
- the atxn3 gene encoding ataxin-3 isoform X1, with protein sequence MESIFHEKQEGSLCAQHCLNNLLQGEYFTPVDLSSIAHQLDEEERMRMAEGGMASEEYRTFLQQPSGNMDDSGFFSIQVISNALGVWGLELILFNSREYQSLMINPINEKAFICNYKEHWFTIRKLGQQWFNLNSLLTGPELISDTYLALFLAQLQQEGYSIFVIRGNLPECEAEQILRIMRVQQEQRPRLIGEDEAQSSSGQGRPPALGQPEMMGLGLEDDGVDEDEEELRRALALSRQDMDVEDEEADLRRAIQLSMQGSVMSNKPSESKVGNVKSSSQAAGSAAGEAQTETLTAEELRRRRQAYFDRQSQQQQVQPSIPQQADSKSTGGSGSKSSGSEEGPQHKPSQ encoded by the exons ATGGAGTCCATATTTCATGAGAAA CAAGAGGGCTCTCTTTGCGCCCAGCATTGTCTCAACAACCTATTGCAAGGGGAGTATTTCACTCCGGTGGACCTGTCCTCAATTGCTCATCAGCTTGATGAAGAGGAAAGGATGAGGATGGCAGAAGGAGGTATGGCCAGTGAGGAATACAGGACCTTCTTACAG CAACCATCTGGAAACATGGATGACAGTGGTTTCTTTTCGATACAA GTTATTAGCAATGCTCTGGGAGTGTGGGGCTTGGAGCTAATCCTCTTCAATAGCCGGGAGTACCAGAGTCTAATGATAAATCCAAT AAACGAGAAGGCCTTTATTTGCAACTACAAGGAGCATTGGTTCACAATACGTAAACTCGGACAGCAG TGGTTTAACCTGAATTCACTGTTGACCGGACCAGAGTTGATATCAGACACCTATCTAGCACTCTTCCTTGCACAGTTACAACAGGAAG GTTATTCTATATTTGTCATCCGAGGAAACCTCCCAGAGTGTGAAGCAGAGCAGATTCTCAGGATCATGAGGGTGCAGCAGGAGCAGCGGCCTAGGCTTATTGGAGAGGATGAAGCCCAGTCAAGTAGTGGCCAAGG CAGACCACCTGCTCTTGGTCAGCCAGAGATGATGGGCCTGGGTCTGGAGGATGACGGTgtagatgaagatgaggaggagctgaggagggcCCTTGCGCTCAGTAGACAGGACATGGATGTGGAAGATGAAGAGGCTGACCTACGTAGGGCCATACAGCTCAGCATGCAGG GATCAGTGATGAGTAACAAGCCCTCAGAGTCCAAAGTGGGAAATGTAAAGAGTAGCAGCCAGGCAGCAGGAAGTGCTGCTGGAGAGGCACAGACTGAGACTCTCACAGCCGAAGAACTGCGGAGGAGGAGACAAGCGTACTTTGATCG gcagtcacagcagcagcaagtccAACCCAGCATTCCTCAACAAGCAGACAGTAAATCCACGGGTGGCTCAG GATCAAAGAGCAGCGGTTCTGAAGAGGGCCCACAACACAAGCCCAGTCAGTGA
- the ddx24 gene encoding ATP-dependent RNA helicase DDX24 has protein sequence MKTKNMKVKNKRLSSRLQKSGKRGIHVRGKWKAVELDPSLFSEEGMGDLVCFEELTDYRLIDTEKAAIKAAKELKKEKKKAKKRKTSEAEGGEGEESTPETPKKPEKKKRKKKKNQKLCAEESTKADKLADDEVKCEETATDQERGEDLASKDDSKDSAVSSEMDSRAQSQSSKKNDKKKKMRKKKQRAEKDTAAKAQPEQGASPDPEQPLKDKVTKLAKKQAKNWTNAALSGSDEKNADVSAWKGLFVPSPVLKALSSLGFGSPTPIQALALPSAIRDHMDIVGAAETGSGKTLSFGIPMIHTILEWKKSSETHADDQTESITKVESLYLPDVNESSKEDNGERETEEAEGEGVTDEHQVDTDDEDASEDDDQRLGCVKVIENTEFDFDTAADGVETSAAAKSQPLLGLVLTPTRELAVQVKHHIDAVAKFTDIRTAIVVGGMAQQKQRRMLKRRPEIIIATPGRLWDLIKERHPHLLNLRQLKCLVIDEADRMVERGHFAELESLLEMLNTIHFNPMRQIFVFSATLTMAHSLPTRLLQKKKNLDQRSKLEILMEKVGMKSKPKVIDLTRKEATVETLTETKIHCEKDEKDFFLYYFLLQYPGRTMVFANSIDCIKRLNSLLVILDCTPLPLHANMHQKQRLKNLERFAERESCVLLTTDVAARGLDIPNVQHVIHYQVPRTSETYVHRSGRTARATKEGLSLLLVSPDDMMNLKKIYRTLGKDEELPMFPVQTKCMEAIKERVNLARKIEKVEFHNSREKQHNAWIRQAAEALEVDVDDDLLLGRARDEEGDQQQQKMVKGMKKHLKHLISQPVFKNVIKTKYPTQMGKLSLPQMPLAGVESALTSVSAQREKQKQRHKKKQQHK, from the exons atgaagacaaaaaacatgaaggTGAAAAACAAGCGGCTGTCATCGAGGCTGCAGAAATCAGGCAAGAGGGGCATCCATGTGAGAGGCAAGTGGAAAGCAGTGGAGCTGGACCCCAGCCTCTTCTCCGAGGAGGGCATGGGGGATCTGGTGTGTTTTGAAGAGCTGACAGATTACCGTCTGATAGACACCGAGAAGGCTGCAATCAAAGCTGCCAAAGAGctcaaaaaggaaaagaaaaaggctaAGAAACGAAAAACAAGCGAGGCAGAGGGGGGCGAAGGGGAGGAGAGCACACCTGAAACACCtaagaaaccagaaaaaaagaagaggaagaagaagaaaaatcagAAGTTGTGTGCAGAGGAATCAACCAAAGCAGACAAACTCGCTGATGATGAAGTGAAATGTGAGGAGACAGCGACTgatcaggagagaggagaggatttgGCCTCTAAAGATGATTCGAAAGATTCAGCCGTGTCTTCTGAAATGGATTCCCGGGCGCAATCACAGAGTTCAAAGAAGaatgacaaaaagaagaaaatgaggaaaaagaagCAGAGGGCAGAAAAAGACACAGCCGCCAAGGCACAGCCAGAGCAGGGGGCATCACCAGATCCTGAGCAACCTTtaaaagacaaagtgacaaaaCTCGCCAAAAAGCAGGCAAAGAACTGGACAAATGCTGCCCTGTCTGGTTCTGATGAGAAAAACGCTGATGTGAGTGCGTGGAAGGGCCTGTTTGTTCCCTCTCCAGTGTTAAAGGCACTGAGCAGCCTGGGATTTGGTTCCCCCACCCCTATCCAAGCCCTGGCTTTACCCTCAGCTATCAGAGACCACATGGATATCGTGGGGGCAGCTGAGACAG GAAGTGGTAAGACTCTGTCATTCGGTATCCCCATGATCCACACCATCCTGGAGTGGAAGAAGAGCTCTGAAACACATGCAGATGACCAGACTGAGTCAATCACAAAGGTGGAGAGTTTATACCTCCCAGATGTGAACGAGTCTTCAAAGGAAGAtaatggagaaagagagactgaggaagcagaaggtgaaggtgtTACAGATGAACACCAAGTTGACACGGATGACGAAGATGCCAGCGAGGATGACGATCAAAGGCTTGGATGTGTAAAAGTGATTGAAAATACCGAGTTTGACTTTGATACAGCTGCTGACGGAGTAGAAACATCTGCCGCTGCTAAGAGTCAGCCTCTGCTTGGGCTGGTTCTGACCCCAACCAGGGAGCTGGCTGTTCAGGTCAAGCACCATATTGATGCTGTCGCAAAATTCACTG ATATAAGAACAGCTATAGTGGTGGGTGGAATGgcacaacagaaacagagacggATGCTGAAGCGCCGGCCAGAGATCATTATTGCCACTCCAGGACGCCTGTGGGACTTGATCAAGGAGAGGCACCCGCATCTGCTGAACCTGAGACAGCTCAA GTGCCTTGTCATTGACGAAGCAGATCGCATGGTAGAAAGAGGTCACTTTGCGGAGCTGGAGAGTCTGCTGGAGATGCTCAACACCATTCACTTCAATCCCATGAGGCAAATATTTGTGTTCTCCGCCACCTTGACCATGGCCCACAGCTTACCCACCCGCCTCttgcaaaaaaagaagaatttggACCAGAGGAGCAAGTTGGAAATTCTCATGGAGAAAGTAGGGATGAAGTCCAAACCCAAAGTCATTGACCTAACCCGGAAGGAGGCAACTGTGGAGACCCTGACCGAGACAAAGATCCACTGTGAAAAGGACGAGAAGGACTTCTTCCTCTATTACTTCTTGCTCCAGTACCCTGGGCGCACCATGGTGTTCGCTAACAGTATAGACTGTATCAAGAGGCTGAACTCTCTGCTGGTTATCCTGGACTGTACTCCACTGCCTCTTCATGCCAACATGCACCAGAAACAGCGGCTAAAAAACCTGGAGAGGTTTGCTGAGAGGGAAAG TTGTGTTCTACTGACAACTGATGTGGCAGCAAGAGGACTAGATATCCCCAATGTCCAACATGTTATTCACTACCAG GTTCCAAGGACATCTGAGACCTATGTCCACAGGAGCGGCCGAACTGCGAGAGCCACCAAAGAGGGTCTCAGCTTGCTCTTAGTCAGTCCTGATGACAtgatgaacttaaaaaaaatctacaggaCTCTTGGTAAGGATGAGGAGCTTCCCATGTTCCCTGTACAGACCAAATGCATGGAAGCCATTAAG GAGCGGGTAAACTTGGCCAGGAAGATTGAGAAGGTCGAGTTCCATAACAGCAGGGAAAAGCAGCACAACGCCTGGATCAGACAAGCAGCAGAAGCCCTAGAAGTGGACGTGGATGATGATCTTCTCCTTG GCAGAGCAAGGGACGAGGAAGGCgaccaacaacaacagaagaTGGTAAAAGGGATGAAGAAGCATTTGAAGCATTTGATCTCCCAGCCTGTGTTCAAGAATGTGATAAAGACCAAGTACCCTACCCAGATGGGAAAGCTCTCCCTGCCGCAGATGCCTCTTGCAGGGGTGGAAAGTGCCCTGACCAGTGTCTCAgcacagagggaaaaacagaaacagaggcacaagaaaaaacagcagcacaagtgA
- the LOC115354321 gene encoding ubiquitin thioesterase OTUB2 isoform X1, protein MVVSRQMEASRLVSCREDISSLFPEQTPGAKYNDLSRQFSAVRKVRGDGNCFYRAFCFAHLESIVRNAKALRRFKDAIVKSGTDVTCAGFDESSFKDHLKTFLDVVEQIQGDDQDMLLRLFNEQTTSDSVVQYLRLLTSAHLQNHADFFCNFVEAPNLQVYCKQEVETMAMECDHVDILALSQALDVSIHIVSMEGDEQCLAHHIIPEGAQPTLHLLYQNAHYDILYPHPDQRSTRAALTSGLLPSS, encoded by the exons ATGGTGGTTTCTCGGCAGATGGAGGCGTCCCGGCTTGTTTCCTGCAGAGAAGACATTTCTTCGCTATTTCCTGAGCAGACGCCGGGTGCTAAATATAAT gATTTAAGCAGACAGTTTTCGGCCGTGAGAAAAGTCCGTGGTGATGGAAACTGCTTCTACAGAGCCTTCTGCTTTGCACACTTGGAATCGATCGTGCGAAACGCCAAGGCTTTGCGGAG ATTCAAGGACGCTATCGTGAAGAGTGGGACAGATGTAACTTGTGCGGGATTTGATGAAAGCTCCTTCAAAGATCATCTGAAAACA TTCCTAGATGTTGTGGAACAAATCCAGGGTGATGACCAGGACATGCTGCTCAGGCTCTTCAACGAACAGACTACCTCTGACAGTGTGGTGCAGTATCTCAGGCTGCTCACCTCAGCTCACCTGCAAAACCATGCAGACTTTTTCTGCAACTTTGTAGAGGCACCAAATCTGCAAGTCTACTGCAAACAA gAAGTTGAGACCATGGCGATGGAGTGTGATCATGTGGATATCCTGGCTCTGTCGCAGGCCCTGGATGTTAGCATCCATATAGTTTCCATGGAGGGTGATGAACAGTGCTTGGCTCACCACATCATTCCAGAGGGTGCTCAACCCACCCTGCACCTCCTCTACCAAAATGCACACTATGACATTCTCTATCCTCATCCCGACCAACGATCCACTAGGGCTGCGCTCACCTCAGGATTACTGCCGAGCAGTTGA
- the LOC115354321 gene encoding ubiquitin thioesterase OTUB2 isoform X2, which yields MEASRLVSCREDISSLFPEQTPGAKYNDLSRQFSAVRKVRGDGNCFYRAFCFAHLESIVRNAKALRRFKDAIVKSGTDVTCAGFDESSFKDHLKTFLDVVEQIQGDDQDMLLRLFNEQTTSDSVVQYLRLLTSAHLQNHADFFCNFVEAPNLQVYCKQEVETMAMECDHVDILALSQALDVSIHIVSMEGDEQCLAHHIIPEGAQPTLHLLYQNAHYDILYPHPDQRSTRAALTSGLLPSS from the exons ATGGAGGCGTCCCGGCTTGTTTCCTGCAGAGAAGACATTTCTTCGCTATTTCCTGAGCAGACGCCGGGTGCTAAATATAAT gATTTAAGCAGACAGTTTTCGGCCGTGAGAAAAGTCCGTGGTGATGGAAACTGCTTCTACAGAGCCTTCTGCTTTGCACACTTGGAATCGATCGTGCGAAACGCCAAGGCTTTGCGGAG ATTCAAGGACGCTATCGTGAAGAGTGGGACAGATGTAACTTGTGCGGGATTTGATGAAAGCTCCTTCAAAGATCATCTGAAAACA TTCCTAGATGTTGTGGAACAAATCCAGGGTGATGACCAGGACATGCTGCTCAGGCTCTTCAACGAACAGACTACCTCTGACAGTGTGGTGCAGTATCTCAGGCTGCTCACCTCAGCTCACCTGCAAAACCATGCAGACTTTTTCTGCAACTTTGTAGAGGCACCAAATCTGCAAGTCTACTGCAAACAA gAAGTTGAGACCATGGCGATGGAGTGTGATCATGTGGATATCCTGGCTCTGTCGCAGGCCCTGGATGTTAGCATCCATATAGTTTCCATGGAGGGTGATGAACAGTGCTTGGCTCACCACATCATTCCAGAGGGTGCTCAACCCACCCTGCACCTCCTCTACCAAAATGCACACTATGACATTCTCTATCCTCATCCCGACCAACGATCCACTAGGGCTGCGCTCACCTCAGGATTACTGCCGAGCAGTTGA
- the serpina10b gene encoding protein Z-dependent protease inhibitor, with translation MVLQTLKMGFISIATFMCILGTVHQTRSATIRNLTHKNMDFAMNFYRKISSNHDENIFFSPMSISTTFAALSMGSSGVTQQEILKGLSLDKLEQAADPELIPKLFQQLHGNITHNGSLNLDQSTSFFVCQQFEVQKTFEDQIKMFFDADIKPVDFTDTTETISIINEYIQNKTRDKVTDMISTLDALTQLMLINTVFFQEEWQAPFDPSHTQNEAFYIDNYNVVHVPMMFQEGKFYTADIPLGAKVLKLPYQEGVAMLILLPNKGTDYTLIDSEINASRFLSWIKHLKKVKVEVHMPKFKLEQSYSLHDLLPDLGVVSVFSNSANLTRMSMNKALKVSEVLHKAVIDVDESGTTAAAGTTTGIVAYSLPRTFYINRPFFFFIYHENTNSLLFMGRVTDPTKN, from the exons ATGGTGTTACAGACATTGAAGATGGGATTTATTTCCATTGCAACTTTCATGTGCATCCTGGGCACTGTCCACCAAACCCGCTCTGCCACCATCAGAAACCTTACCCACAAAAATATGGACTTTGCCATGAacttttacagaaaaatatCCAGTAATCATGATGAGAACATCTTTTTCTCACCGATGAGCATCTCCACCACTTTTGCTGCCCTTTCTATGGGTTCTAGTGGTGTCACACAACAGGAAATACTGAAGGGGCTCAGtctggacaagctggagcagGCCGCCGACCCAGAACTCATTCCCAAACTTTTCCAACAGCTTCATGGCAACATCACACACAATGGATCACTGAATCTGGACCAGAGCACATCATTCTTTGTTTGCCAACAGTTTGAGGTACAGAAGACGTTTGAAGACCaaatcaagatgttttttgatGCGGACATCAAGCCTGTGgactttacagacacaacaGAGACGATCAGCATCATTAATGAGTACATCCAGAACAAGAcgagggacaaagtgacagataTGATAAGCACCTTGGATGCACTGACCCAGCTCATGCTGATCAACACAGTTTTCTTCCAGG AAGAATGGCAGGCACCTTTTGACCCcagtcacacacaaaatgaagccTTCTACATTGACAATTATAATGTTGTCCATGTGCCGATGATGTTTCAAGAAGGTAAGTTCTACACAGCGGATATTCCTCTTGGTGCCAAAGTGCTGAAACTGCCATACCAGGAAGGTGTCGCCATGCTGATCCTGCTACCCAACAAAGGCACTGACTACACCCTAATCGATTCTGAGATCAATGCTTCAAGATTCCTCTCCTGGATCAAACATCTTAAAAAAGT gaaaGTGGAGGTCCACATGCCCAAATTTAAGCTGGAGCAGTCCTATTCCCTGCACGATCTCTTACCAGATTTAGGTGTTGTCAGTGTCTTCAGTAATTCAGCCAATTTGACCCGAATGAGTATGAACAAAGCCCTCAAAGTGTCTGAG GTGCTGCACAAGGCAGTGATTGATGTGGATGAGAGCGGGACCACTGCAGCAGCTGGCACAACAACTGGCATTGTGGCCTACTCTTTACCACGGACCTTCTACATCAACAGAccgttcttcttcttcatctatCATGAAAACACCAACTCTTTGCTGTTCATGGGAAGGGTGACAGACCCCACCAAAAACTAG
- the atxn3 gene encoding ataxin-3 isoform X2 encodes MRMAEGGMASEEYRTFLQQPSGNMDDSGFFSIQVISNALGVWGLELILFNSREYQSLMINPINEKAFICNYKEHWFTIRKLGQQWFNLNSLLTGPELISDTYLALFLAQLQQEGYSIFVIRGNLPECEAEQILRIMRVQQEQRPRLIGEDEAQSSSGQGRPPALGQPEMMGLGLEDDGVDEDEEELRRALALSRQDMDVEDEEADLRRAIQLSMQGSVMSNKPSESKVGNVKSSSQAAGSAAGEAQTETLTAEELRRRRQAYFDRQSQQQQVQPSIPQQADSKSTGGSGSKSSGSEEGPQHKPSQ; translated from the exons ATGAGGATGGCAGAAGGAGGTATGGCCAGTGAGGAATACAGGACCTTCTTACAG CAACCATCTGGAAACATGGATGACAGTGGTTTCTTTTCGATACAA GTTATTAGCAATGCTCTGGGAGTGTGGGGCTTGGAGCTAATCCTCTTCAATAGCCGGGAGTACCAGAGTCTAATGATAAATCCAAT AAACGAGAAGGCCTTTATTTGCAACTACAAGGAGCATTGGTTCACAATACGTAAACTCGGACAGCAG TGGTTTAACCTGAATTCACTGTTGACCGGACCAGAGTTGATATCAGACACCTATCTAGCACTCTTCCTTGCACAGTTACAACAGGAAG GTTATTCTATATTTGTCATCCGAGGAAACCTCCCAGAGTGTGAAGCAGAGCAGATTCTCAGGATCATGAGGGTGCAGCAGGAGCAGCGGCCTAGGCTTATTGGAGAGGATGAAGCCCAGTCAAGTAGTGGCCAAGG CAGACCACCTGCTCTTGGTCAGCCAGAGATGATGGGCCTGGGTCTGGAGGATGACGGTgtagatgaagatgaggaggagctgaggagggcCCTTGCGCTCAGTAGACAGGACATGGATGTGGAAGATGAAGAGGCTGACCTACGTAGGGCCATACAGCTCAGCATGCAGG GATCAGTGATGAGTAACAAGCCCTCAGAGTCCAAAGTGGGAAATGTAAAGAGTAGCAGCCAGGCAGCAGGAAGTGCTGCTGGAGAGGCACAGACTGAGACTCTCACAGCCGAAGAACTGCGGAGGAGGAGACAAGCGTACTTTGATCG gcagtcacagcagcagcaagtccAACCCAGCATTCCTCAACAAGCAGACAGTAAATCCACGGGTGGCTCAG GATCAAAGAGCAGCGGTTCTGAAGAGGGCCCACAACACAAGCCCAGTCAGTGA